One region of Balaenoptera ricei isolate mBalRic1 chromosome 5, mBalRic1.hap2, whole genome shotgun sequence genomic DNA includes:
- the LOC132366343 gene encoding AP-3 complex subunit sigma-1-like, which yields MIKAILIFNNHGKPRLSKFYQPYNLIQLFVETLDKCFENVCELDLIFHVDNVHNIFAEMVMGRMVLETNMNEIVTHIDAQTKLEKFVAGLAGAPARAVSAVKNTNLPEIPRNINIGDISIKVPNLLSFK from the exons ATGATCAAGGCAATCCTCATCTTTAACAACCATGGGAAGCCGCGGCTCTCCAAGTTCTACCAGCCCTACA ATCTAATTCAATTATTTGTGGAAACATTAGACAAGTGTTTTGAAAACGTCTGTGAACTGGATTTAATTTTCCATGTAGACAATGTTCACAATATCTTTGCAGAAATGGTGATGGGGAGAATGGTATTGGAGACGAACATGAATGAGATTGTTACACACATTGATGCACAAACTAAACTGGAGAAATTTGTGGCTGGCTTAGCAGGAGCTCCAGCCCGTGCTGTATCAGCTGTAAAGAATACGAATCTTCCTGAGATTCCAAGAAATATTAACATTGGTGACATCAGCATAAAAGTGCCAAACCttctctcttttaaataa